A window of Oryza glaberrima chromosome 2, OglaRS2, whole genome shotgun sequence genomic DNA:
gatatatatgcaGCAAATATATTTGAACAATATTTTTTAGGAATTGCTAAAAAGAACATTACATAGTTTTTCACTCCCAAACCATACGAATTTTGGACCGTCGGATCACTCCATGATTCAATAATATTTTAGAATTGCTAAAAATGCATTCTCTCCTAGAATATTCGAATTTCTGAATGTCTGATTGCTTTAACATTCGGGAGACCATACGAATTTTAGACCGTCGGATCACTCCAAGATtcaatactatttttttagaattgcTAAAAAATGCATTCTCTCCCAGAATATTCGAATTTCCGACTGTCTGATTTTCTTAACATTCGGGAAACCATACGAATTTTGGACCATCGGATCACTCCAAGATTCAATAATATTTTAGAATTGCTAAAAATGCATTCTCTCCTAGGATATTCGAATTTCCGACTCTATGATTGCCTTAACATTCGGGTAAAGAAAATAATAGTCGCAAGCACGTGTAGGAGCGAGGAGTCGAGCCGCCCTGCTGGCCAGCAGGCCGTGTGCtgggttttttttaataattacacGTGTGTTATCTTTAAGTTTATTGTAATATAGTATAGTTATTAAAATGTAATTACACTCTAGTTGTACTGCAGTTAtacttaaaagttttttaataaaaagataTTGTCGGcttcttccttcctttctttttttctaagaacTGAAATGAGCATaagttttcataaaaaaaaagtttagaaaagGACTTTTGTGTTTCTACCCTTAACTAGCGCGCGGTTGGGAATTAAAGGCTGGAAAAGCAATGAAAAACctcaattaatttaaaattaagtttaaaaagtttgaatttttccCAAAGCATATAAAACCGATAAGTGAACCATGATGAATGAGAGAAAGAAAGGAATAGTTCTGTCTCACGCCCATCTGAGGTGATATGCTGTTGCGCGTACATAAATACGCGTACGTAGCCGTAGACGCCATACATAGACGGTAGATCAAGCGTATAGCTAGCTCAGACGAGTGTGACGTCTTCGAGGTTGGGCAGAGGACACGTGGCGGAGTGCTACACGTACGACTGCACATAGTTCgattcaagtttttttttcaaacgaaATACTACCTCATTTCCAAAATATTATTACTTTGATTCATCCTAAAACGAATTTGTATAGAAGTTATCATAACCTCTACTTTAGATTCATTATCTTTAGGATGGACAAATTgtaaagtaaaatattttaggataaaagaAGTAGTTCGATTCACCTTTGATTAGTGGTAACTGGCTCGCCAGATGGTCTGCTGGTGGCCACCGGCAATACACGTCTCTGTACGAGAAGATGGCCTGTTTTTTCTATTATactaaggtggtgttcttttcttctgaaaatgaagattaagttttttacgcaaaacgaggttgtattaacgtatgattgattgagttttaattattacgaacttgaaaaataaattaatatgatattttagagcaacttttatataaaaagttttcacacgaaacgcaccgtttagcagtttgaaaagcgtgtcacgAAAATCTTTCTCtccatccaactcttgttggagaaatgaACGGgatgctccctccgttccataatgtAGCAATCTAGAATGGGATGAGACCCATCATCTGGATATAAGGTCCTAAGACTATGAATCAGGACATGCCTCATGTCcaaatttgtagtactagaatgAGTCTCAGGTTAATTGCTACAttatggaatggatggagtatgtttttgtttctttttctattgCACAGTATACGCACATTCACACACGACCACTACACGTAGTACTGTGATATGTATTTTTGAAGtacaattttatatttttttttcagttttcttttgcttgtatagattatatatataataaataaataaaaggatgACAATAAATGTTGTTACGAAAGGGATACGCATaaactaaaaatattaatattaaagAATAATTTATTCTACAATCCTAAACAATTTCAGCAACCCTAAAGTTAGCATTGCTACTCCATTCATCGATATCGATAGACaagattttttaaatttgagcaTGTAAATAATGGTAGAAAGAGTAAAATGCTAGAGACCCTAAATAAATCTAACTCTACAAAAACCACGTAAGACACTTTAACCTAATCTATccagtagattttttttaaaggatttCATAAGGAAAAACCTTACAAGCATTAGCAAGAGCAAAGATGAATTGCTCCTCCCCTCGTCATACTGGCTAGAGTGGACGATGGAAATGTGGAGCCAATGGAGGAAGGGGTCTAGGGGGCTGCATGATGGGATTGAGAAGTCATAAGGACGTGATCACTGAGATGTGTGTTCCATATAGCTCATGagctcacatgtcagtgagcacGTCATGTGGCAGTTTCACGTTAGAGGATCCGTTTTCGACATGATGTAGTCCCACGTGCGAGACACAATGCTAATTCAAACAACTGCTATCTATATAAAATTTCACATTATAGAATGCATACTCCATTGATTCCAAATATATATAGGATGTATTATTAGTCGTGTACACTTGTAACATTGTACTTTCAATATAATTTCTTTCATGATACAAATAAGgacatattatattttggggTAGATCTAGGTAGTATGTTGCCTACAAATTATCAACGACAGGTTTATAGaacaattaataattaattaatgatttCATCGACAACAATGAAATGATGGCATATGACTGTTATTATTACaattattagagcaagtttaatagtatagccaactactggctccaattcatctatagctaatctaatagcccattcatacaatagttacatactacactattaatacatggtcacacctgtcatacacacactgtgtcttgaagtccgtgctacagctggctacaaatctgtagcccgctgctcttctctctccttatttatcttcttaaaatatgtttgcagctggcttatagcatgttattgtacctgctcttataatTACAAtgaaatactactccctccattctataatGGAGTATAAGtcatgcacatgcatgcatgcaattaatcGTGaaatcttctccattaaattattacattTTTAAATCCTTTACTCTCAcattctctaattctattggatacatgcatcatatttattaggatgatccaaactacaacataataattattatttcttagtctttgggttaagggtggttatgctttatattttggaatagagggagtagttgttttctactccctccatctacttttgatagtcatatttcatcttgacacacagacaagaataagtaattctacttatcatccatttaaatatgctactagttattcctcgtaaacaagcgattcattaatatttatatttctcaatgcccatgtagtcaatcatgtgtggaagaatgaagagtcacgcattaaattcgagaaaatcattaagaggataggttgttggattgaaatatgcctatcaaaaataaaatttgaaaatataactatcaaaagtagatgaagGAGTATTAATCAGTACAATTATTCCCCACTCACATCTTTCATCCATGTAAATATAAATTCTACTTACGAATGTTTTCGCTGGCTGCCATCGATAATGCTTATTCGTGTTTTTCCTTATCACGTACTCCCACCTATTTGTATTTTTGTAGTTAAAACCCGTTAACTTTTATAAGTTAACACATATATATCGACCATCGTTcaaaagtttataaaatataaacttataatagtatataatttttaataataaaataaatcatcaCAAAAAAATGATacaaaacatatttaaaaatcgAACAGTGTCATAAGTCAAAAACCAGACATGGCaccgtactccctccatcccagttTGATCATCTTCTAAGCAAAGGACATCAAGACCAATAACACCAAAATattcatcattctcaaattaatatttatatgatttatatgtTAAGATGCACCATCGCTTCGTATCCCGTGGATTACTaatgttttaaatattgcatgtcaTTGCACTAATAGATATTAATTTTTATTGGTTCCATGTAACTACACATTTACTTTTTACACAAATGAACAAAGACACATTTATTAGGTGATGATTATTTTGAGAAGGTTTCTTAGGATGATAAAAATGTGAACGGAGGGGAGTATTATTGTAGGCAATGGTCAGCGAGGCAGCATGTGTCCcttacggtttttttttttttagaacactgTGTCCCTTACGTGGCGACCTAATTTACCGTCTCCCGCGAAACCCGGACAAAGGCAATCCCGCCACGTAAGCACCGGCCGTTATAACGGCATTCATTCAAAGCGGTGGCGGGAATGGTGCTTAAGCTAACTCACCAACACGTCTCCTTCCCGCCACAAATCCCAAGAATATTCCCGCGAAACaatcctttcctctcctctctctctctctctctcaaatcaCAATTAATCCAACAAAAACCGCACTTAATCCCAACCGgcagaaaaagagagaagaagaaattaaatcgaTCTCTTCGTCAGCAATAATGCGGACGCCATCACGGCGCATTAGCTAGATACTGCTGCTAGCTTTTGCCGATCGATCCGAGCTATAAATACATGGCCGCCATGGCGATCGTTCGACGCAGCAGCAACAAGAAGAAGACGCGACGACGTAGCTAGCTAGATCGAGAGATcaatggcggcgagcggcggcggcaatggcgtggtggtggtgttcgACTTCGACAAGACCATCATCGACTGCGACAGCGACAACTGGGTCGTCGACGCGCTCGGCGCCACCGCCCGCTtcgacgacctcctccgccgcctcccctggAACTCCGCCATCGTAAgcacctctcgccgccgccgccgccgccggtggtctcGCTCCGACGAGCTGACGAACACCTGAtgactttctttctttctttccaggACGCCATGATGGGGGAGCTGCACGCGGAGGGGAggacggtggaggaggtggcggcgagcctgagggcggcgccgctgtcgccgcgcgtggcggcggccgtcgagACGGCGCGCGCGCTCGGGTGCGAGCTCAGGGTGCTCAGCGACGCCAACGCCTTCTTCGTCGGCGCCGTCCTCGACCACCACGGCCTCGCCGGCTGCTTCTCGGCGGTCGACACCAAcccggccgccgtcgacgccgacggccgCCTCCGGATCCTCCCCTACCACGGCCTCCCCGGCCATGGCTGCCCCCTCGCCACCTGCCCTCCCAACATGTGCAAGGGCAAGGTCATGGAGAGGATCATCGACGAGCTATCctgcggctgcggtggcgcgccggcggcgaggaggaggagggtggtgtACGTCGGCGACGGGAGAGGCGACTACTGCCCGTCGCTGAAGCTGACGGAGATGGACTACGTGATGCCGAGGAAGGGGTACCCGGTGTGGGacctcatcgccggcggcgaccgcgccgccgtccgggCCGACGTCCGCGAGTGGGCGGACTTCGAGGACCTCGAGGCGGTGCTGCTCGGCATCGTCGCCGAGTGCCTCACGTCGGAacacgacgacgccgacgacgatggcggcgaggcggcgccgccggcggagtgCCGTGCGCTGCCGGCGACGCTGGCTTCCGTTCAGGAGGCAATTCTGCCCAAGGCAGTTCACGTGCCTAATTGACTGGGCCAGATGATAGATTAACGaactagtattaattaattaattaatcaaacatGCTTAAGTAATTATATATTCAGTAATAAACTTCACCTGTGTTGTTGCAAGATGGTGTGAGGTGGATCATGTAAGAGATCCCCATTATATTGTGCTTTAGCTTCACCAAATGGAAGTGTTTTGGTTTGGTGAATGGTGTGAGAAACATTCAGGGTAACTGAAATTGCGACACCATTGTAAGAACGCCTGAAAATTCATTCTACTGGTAGAAATTGATATTGGTCTTTTTGATATCAAATTCATCGATGGAGTATATTCTTACACATTTGTGGGAATGGACTCCGATGTCTCAGGGAATGTTTCCTcttgtacctttttttttctaaatctaaTATAGATAGTTGGCAAAACttatgaaaaaaaggaaaaaaaaagataatgtaGAGTGTATTGAAATTTATCGGTACACTGCAAATCAAGTTTAAAAT
This region includes:
- the LOC127763668 gene encoding inorganic pyrophosphatase 2-like, whose amino-acid sequence is MAASGGGNGVVVVFDFDKTIIDCDSDNWVVDALGATARFDDLLRRLPWNSAIDAMMGELHAEGRTVEEVAASLRAAPLSPRVAAAVETARALGCELRVLSDANAFFVGAVLDHHGLAGCFSAVDTNPAAVDADGRLRILPYHGLPGHGCPLATCPPNMCKGKVMERIIDELSCGCGGAPAARRRRVVYVGDGRGDYCPSLKLTEMDYVMPRKGYPVWDLIAGGDRAAVRADVREWADFEDLEAVLLGIVAECLTSEHDDADDDGGEAAPPAECRALPATLASVQEAILPKAVHVPN